The nucleotide sequence CTGAAGGGGTACAAGACTGAATGGCAGCAAGAGGCAGCCATAGGTCCAAAAATTATTTCCATTTCATGAGTAGACATACACTCATTGCAAGTGGCGATAGGAACAATAATGAATCTACAGAATGAATGGTGGATGACTATCCTATTATTGTACAAGTAGGCCTggaaataaaagaataaataaatgcaatacAGGCATGCTAATTCAATGAGGCAGACCATGTTCTGAAAAGTGCTTGTCCTCACAAGAGTCGTGGGCGTGGTGGAGATGATTTTGGGCGGTAGACGAGGGACAacttgaactggttgccagccaatcgcagggtacaTATAGACcaacaaccaatcacactcaTACTTACAGAAAACTTGGatggtcagtcggcctaccatgcatgttttgggaatgtgggtggaaaccggagtacccggaagAAACCCACACAGTCAAGGGGAgatcatgcaaactccacatagaAAGACCGGAGCCGGAATTTAACCCTCAACCCAcactgaggcagacgtgctaagcagtgtgttagagatttatatgattatttcaactttttttaaaaaaaagaataaaaaataaaaatgttgtgcCATGCAATACACATGCCACAAGAACAAAAGCAAAACCCTTTTATAACATTTAAACAAAACATACACTTTAATTCGAATTGGTTAAATTATAGTCAAAAATATTGTGAGCTAGTGACGAGATTGGTGTTTTGCTGTTGTGTTCTTTCACTTCTTTGTTAAAGTACGTAATCTCTGTTTTCACTGTTGTCACTGACTTGAATTTCAGATGGGATTCTGAcagtttactttctaaagtaggtGCTTCGTAATTGGAGTCTTGAAAAAGCTGAGAACTGGTGTCTTGAAAAAGCTGAGAACAATTTGGCCAAAATATTTCTCTGTGCAAGTAAATAAATCTGATGTGTAGATAAGTACTCGATAAATCCAATGTATAAACAAGATAATCACTTATGTTTCTTACACAGCAAGCACAGTATCTCTTGGAAGCTGGTGTCAATGTCAACAGGAAAAGTGGTGCAATGTTGCAGATGGCTATAGCGGTGTCTATAATCATTCATGCAGTCAAATACCCACTTCCTTTTTTCTATTTCTATGCTTTAGAGTTTTGGGTTATATTGTATCAAGGTTTCATTACAAATTTTTGGATATATTGCAAAGATATAATAGTCTGCAGGTTTTCAAGCCGACTGCCGCTTTTGCTCTCTCTCCTGCACCCTCCAATCATGACTGAATTGGAGTTCACTGTCTCAAATCATGCACCGACTGACCAGGACAAGATCTGAGACGGACCACCTCCTCGGAGGAGCCACTATTGAGATTTCCACATTGACCAACTAGTTGCCCGGGGACCCTGGCAAATAACATtggtccctgtgggacaccaatgTCCATGCATCGGGACTTAAATCTATCCATCATTACAAACTATTGGCTTCTCTCCAAATAGCTAAtcatctaatttaaaactacCCATCTTGTTCTAGTTTTGTAATGATTTTAGGATTTACTGtatcaaatgtttttaaatcaatAAATGTCTCAATCACAAGTTTTGATGTTGTATTTGTTACATCGTTCTCATCAATAGGTACATTGAGCTTGTAGTTACTTTGATAGATCCAGTTCCGAGGTATGGGATCTGTCATAGATATTTTTATTGCCAAAGTTGCTCCAATATTTGCAAAATATTTATTGAGCTGACTCAGCACCTCTTCCATTTTAATGTAACCAAACAAACCGTAAACCATTATGACTAAGCAGGCAATTTGGCTGTGGAGCATATAGTCTGACTACCCAAGCAAAGGGGGGCTCCTATTTCCTCTCATTCTCTCTTCCTCATTTGCTTATTCAGTATTTTGAGAAAAATGTCAGCCAAATTTCAATGTAAAATATCCAGCAAGTGAATAGTTAGCATTTAAAAGTGGGATGGAAATACTAATTGTTACATGTAAATTGTAACTTtaattaaaacatacatttgtttaggtgttttttttacattaaaatgtacAGCAGAGCTCTAAGGATGGCGAATACACAGGTTGAATCTCCTTAAGGTTTGTTTGAAGTTGCAGGTCACATGATCCATTAGAACTCAAGATTAAAAACGGCTGGATGACATGGTCACTAATCTTCTAAGAGCATGGGACAACAGATGCTGCATGATGGTCTATGATACACACAatctgacaatgctgtttgcatAACACTATTGGTTGTTTTTATCCGATGACAGTATTATGTAAAAACTCTGCAAATTATTATGTCACCACATTTGAGGGTAAACACATTTTTGATAATAAGTAACTCCATTCAATGTTGTGTATCTCTGGAGGTTGAAGCACTTAATGTCAATTTTATTGATCTCTAATTCGAATAATGTATGAGATTTTAATAGGCATATTAATGGTGCCTTATGGTACTTTTCTTGCGAGAGTTCCACTCTTTGGAAACTCATTAGGTATGCTTGTTACATTATACATTTCATACAAGAAGTGCGGAGACAAGTTCGTTGACCAGAATGTAGAATGTTAATGGCATATTTATCAAATTATGTAAGATGGGGCACTATAATCACATAAgagctgtaaaaaaataaaaaataaaaatgtcttgcTTATGATCCAGTCGACCATCTCGTTGATTCCTACCCCTTTGTTGAACCTGAATCTGGTCCAATTCTGTCAACATGATCATCAAGGTCTTGACCAACTAACATGATCTATTTTGGGGTGTATATATTTTCACTCACTTTTCGGCCATACAAAATATAACCATAACTTACAGACATGAAAAGGTCTACAGAACCTCTTTTTATTGATTTGATTTATATTGTTCTAATTCTGCAGTCCAAGTTactatgtttctttttttaaatcgtgGGAGGGATCTCATCGCACTTTAAACTCAGATTCACATATCCATTAATTTTACATTGATTTTGAATTCAATATATAATTGCGGGTCCGTTTCCTCTGAGTGAGTGAATCTGGCTTTTGCTGATCTGGTGCTGATTTGGTCAGCTCCTCTCAGCGAAAGCTCTGCTGAGGGCGGGGCTAAGCAAGCGCTCCAATCAATTCAGCCTCTGACGTCACAGCACCAAGCAGAGAGACGGCGTCTGAGGCGTACTCAACCGTTATGGCTAAATCTGCCTTCCGTGGCGTGGAGTTACTTGCGATGGCGTGTTTCGGCGTGCGGCAGCCAAAGGGATCTTAACGAAGCACGGTTGGTAGATTGATAGATGTGATTTGGGAATGTATTTTTGTGGAAAACGATTGTGCGCGAATGCTCCATGCAAATGCGGCAGAGCCTCAACTGTATCTTTTCGGAAGCAGGATATGCTTGATAGATGGATTTGGAAATCCAATGAGATGTGTTCTTCAATTTCGATGTGTCCTTTGTAGATAAAGTACAGATTATGATCTGTTTACGTTTTAGATCCGGTTTACTACTTGCAGTAGATCATTTGAATATAGTTTAATCTAGGTTTAGGGTGAACAGAGATTCCTTTCCTAATTGGATACAAAGGCATTTGGCTCATGACATCCAACGTAAGCGTCTTTCAAGATGAGGCTACGGATTTCTCTAATTAACTTTAAAGTGGCTTTTACCCAGTTTTGCGACTAAAGTGTGTGCGTTTCCCGCACTTGTCCCTTATAAAACACACACCAATTGCGCAGAAATACACCCCGCGTTAATTTATTCATCACTGTTATTTGATTAAGATGCATCATTTGACTTGTCTCATTAGGGATGCTGTGCAGCATTACAGAAGAGGGAGGAAGAGGGAACCGGCAGGCGGCGAGAGCAAATGGCTTCTCCGGTGTTGTCTTTAACAAGGGATGGTGAGAAGCAACCGCATCCTCCCGCCGTCCTTGAGCGCCTCTCCGCTGTGCTGCACGTCCGCAAGCAAAGTGAATCAACAGGAGGGGGCTCCCTCGGGGACGCCGGCTGTAACCCAGCCCGGAGCTGCCATGACCGGTGTCATTCAGCTGCGAGGCGCTCGGAGGTCAAACTGCGCCCTCTTGGGGAGGAGAAAGTGCGCGTCTGCTGTGACGAGGAATTGGAGACATCGTTCACCTACATAGATGAGAATGTCAACCTGGCGATTGGTAGCCCAGAGACGAGCTGTAAAAGTTCTCATAGAACCGGGCGCAACTGCGAGCCATGCTCAGAGACGCTACCAGAATTTTCCTTCATGTCTGAGGATGAGCTTTCCTTTGGGGAGGCCTCAGGCTCCTCAGTGGACTATTGGTTTATTAGTGCAGTCACGTTTTTGGTGACAGGCATCTCATTGGTGATCATCTCCTACGCTGTGCCCCGGGATGTGGTCGTGGACAGGGACAGTGTCTCGGCCAGGGAGAT is from Syngnathus scovelli strain Florida chromosome 9, RoL_Ssco_1.2, whole genome shotgun sequence and encodes:
- the LOC125975117 gene encoding transmembrane protein 74; this translates as MASPVLSLTRDGEKQPHPPAVLERLSAVLHVRKQSESTGGGSLGDAGCNPARSCHDRCHSAARRSEVKLRPLGEEKVRVCCDEELETSFTYIDENVNLAIGSPETSCKSSHRTGRNCEPCSETLPEFSFMSEDELSFGEASGSSVDYWFISAVTFLVTGISLVIISYAVPRDVVVDRDSVSAREMERMELERARIGAHLDRCVIAGLCLLTLGGVVLSTLLMISMWKGEMYRRKVIAYSKRSAKLYGSISLKTKSSPSHSSAHLSLEDIVESLN